In Sphingomonas sp. LR60, the following are encoded in one genomic region:
- a CDS encoding DUF6894 family protein — protein MPSFTIIFAGRESECTTIECADLSAARNQAIQQLGRYLADHPHYAEEGHWRVTIEDEMGRAAAAVIVATVTPRHGPLPG, from the coding sequence ATGCCGAGTTTCACCATCATCTTCGCCGGCCGCGAGTCGGAATGCACCACGATCGAGTGCGCGGATCTGTCCGCTGCTCGCAACCAGGCCATCCAGCAACTTGGCCGCTACCTCGCCGACCATCCCCATTACGCCGAGGAAGGACATTGGCGGGTGACGATCGAGGATGAGATGGGTCGTGCAGCCGCCGCGGTGATCGTCGCGACCGTCACGCCGCGCCACGGCCCCCTGCCCGGCTGA
- a CDS encoding class I SAM-dependent methyltransferase, which yields MHRLAPVLLLALPAVAVAAPRAPAPIAAAVAAPTRTPANIARDRYRHPAETLAFFGVKPTDTVVEVWPGGGWYTEILAPLTAARGRYYAAGPWEKGLNAVRALEGKDAATYGKVQLAALPAQAGQPTVPDGSADVVLTFRNVHNWRFGGEDQARQMFAAMYRMLKPGGTLGVVEHRLPEARDSAAEEKSGYMKPSSVIGFATAAGFKLAGKSEVNANPKDTADWSGGVWTLPSYALKDVDRAKYAAIGESDRMTLKFVKPR from the coding sequence ATGCATCGTCTCGCTCCCGTCCTGTTGCTCGCGCTACCCGCCGTCGCGGTCGCCGCCCCACGCGCGCCCGCGCCGATCGCCGCCGCGGTCGCCGCGCCGACGCGCACCCCCGCCAATATCGCGCGCGATCGTTACCGCCACCCTGCCGAGACGCTCGCCTTCTTCGGGGTGAAGCCGACCGACACCGTCGTCGAGGTCTGGCCGGGTGGCGGCTGGTACACCGAGATCCTCGCGCCGCTCACCGCCGCCCGCGGACGCTATTATGCCGCGGGGCCGTGGGAGAAGGGGCTGAACGCGGTCCGCGCGCTCGAGGGCAAGGACGCTGCGACCTATGGCAAGGTCCAGCTCGCCGCACTGCCTGCGCAGGCCGGTCAGCCGACCGTGCCCGATGGCAGCGCCGATGTCGTGCTCACCTTCCGCAACGTCCACAACTGGCGGTTCGGCGGCGAGGATCAGGCGCGGCAGATGTTCGCGGCGATGTACCGTATGCTCAAGCCCGGCGGCACGCTCGGCGTCGTCGAGCACCGCCTTCCCGAAGCACGCGACTCCGCCGCCGAAGAGAAGAGCGGTTACATGAAGCCGAGCAGCGTGATCGGCTTCGCGACCGCCGCCGGGTTCAAGCTGGCGGGCAAGTCGGAGGTCAACGCCAACCCGAAGGACACCGCCGACTGGTCCGGCGGCGTCTGGACGCTCCCCAGCTACGCGCTCAAGGACGTCGACCGCGCCAAATACGCCGCGATCGGCGAAAGCGACCGCATGACGCTCAAATTCGTCAAGCCACGCTGA
- the phaR gene encoding polyhydroxyalkanoate synthesis repressor PhaR — MKKQHGTDGVVVIKKYANRRLYNTESSSYITLEHLAAMTREGREFKVVDAKTDEDITHNVLTQIIMEAESRGQTMLPVNFLRQLIALYGDSMQAMVPDYLDASMDSFRRNQAQFKNAVEGAFAGSPFAEIAKRNLEMFEAAAQAFKPPVAAAPVAAGGKDGEIAALKAELAQLRDKVDKLGD, encoded by the coding sequence ATGAAGAAGCAGCATGGTACCGACGGCGTGGTCGTCATCAAGAAATACGCCAATCGTCGGCTCTACAATACCGAAAGCTCCTCCTACATCACACTGGAACATCTCGCGGCGATGACGCGCGAGGGTCGTGAATTCAAGGTCGTGGATGCCAAGACCGACGAGGACATCACGCATAACGTCCTCACGCAGATCATCATGGAGGCCGAGAGCCGCGGGCAGACGATGCTGCCGGTCAATTTCCTGCGTCAGTTGATCGCGCTGTACGGCGATTCGATGCAGGCGATGGTGCCGGACTATCTGGACGCGTCGATGGACAGCTTCCGCCGCAACCAGGCACAGTTCAAGAACGCGGTCGAGGGTGCGTTCGCGGGATCGCCCTTCGCGGAGATCGCAAAGCGCAACCTCGAAATGTTCGAGGCCGCGGCGCAGGCGTTCAAGCCGCCGGTGGCGGCGGCCCCGGTGGCGGCGGGCGGCAAGGACGGCGAGATTGCGGCGCTCAAGGCGGAGCTGGCGCAATTGCGGGACAAGGTCGACAAGCTGGGGGATTGA
- a CDS encoding alpha/beta fold hydrolase has product MLRRETATSPQRAAAALAGLRRFQEAPRKRRRMRPIRYRSGAARLRDGARGSDGVPVVLVPSLINPHWVLDLAPGRSLVVHLAAAGFHPWLVDWGTPRAQDAGLDLAGHVTRRLLPLLGRLDRPALLVGYCLGGTLALAAAAAAAPGRVAGVATIAAPWRFAGYGDEARAALAALWAQVAPGAQALGVLPMEVLQTAFWQLDPTRTIAKYAAFATMPPERTADFIQLEDWANGGAPLTYAAGADLFETLLAEDRPGRGDWRVGGRPVDPGALPCPATEFVSLTDRITPAATAIGLTSRHDLAAGHVGMMVGGRARALLYDPLTEWLRSIA; this is encoded by the coding sequence ATGCTGCGCCGCGAAACTGCAACATCGCCGCAACGCGCCGCCGCCGCGCTCGCCGGATTGCGCCGCTTTCAGGAAGCTCCGCGCAAACGGCGGCGGATGCGACCGATCCGCTACCGCAGCGGCGCTGCCCGACTGCGCGACGGCGCACGGGGCAGCGACGGCGTGCCCGTGGTGCTGGTGCCCTCGCTCATTAACCCGCACTGGGTGCTCGACCTCGCGCCCGGTCGCTCGCTCGTCGTGCATCTCGCCGCTGCGGGCTTCCACCCGTGGCTGGTCGATTGGGGTACGCCGCGCGCACAGGACGCCGGGCTCGATCTTGCCGGCCATGTGACGCGTCGCCTGCTGCCGTTGCTCGGGCGGCTCGACCGACCGGCGCTGCTGGTCGGCTATTGCCTCGGCGGCACGCTCGCGCTCGCCGCCGCTGCCGCTGCTGCGCCGGGCCGCGTCGCCGGTGTCGCCACCATTGCCGCACCATGGCGGTTCGCAGGCTATGGCGACGAAGCCCGCGCCGCGCTTGCCGCGCTCTGGGCACAGGTCGCGCCCGGGGCGCAGGCGCTGGGCGTGCTGCCGATGGAGGTGCTCCAGACCGCCTTCTGGCAGCTCGACCCGACGCGGACGATCGCCAAATATGCCGCCTTTGCGACAATGCCCCCGGAACGCACCGCCGACTTCATCCAGTTGGAGGATTGGGCGAACGGCGGCGCGCCGCTGACCTATGCCGCAGGGGCTGATCTGTTCGAAACTCTGCTCGCCGAAGACCGACCGGGGCGCGGCGATTGGCGGGTCGGCGGTCGACCGGTCGACCCTGGCGCATTACCTTGCCCCGCCACCGAGTTCGTCTCGCTCACCGATCGCATCACTCCCGCGGCCACCGCGATCGGGCTCACCTCGCGCCACGACCTCGCCGCCGGGCATGTCGGGATGATGGTCGGCGGCCGCGCGCGCGCGCTGCTCTACGATCCGCTGACCGAGTGGCTGCGCAGTATCGCGTGA
- the alr gene encoding alanine racemase: MSHRPHRLYLSSDALVANWRALARLSGAAACGAAVKADGYGLGAREVVVRLLDAGCRDLFVASWAEAAAIADLIVGREATIAVLHGLREADLPLPALPGVRPVLSTAAQIARWRLVAPGQPCDVMVDTGMNRLGVAEAEVAGGLLDGLVIDTLMSHLACADEPGHPLNQTQRARFAALAGRTGAQRMSLANSAGIALGAPYHFDLTRPGLALYGGVPVAGLAGAICPVATIAAEVLQCRTVRAGETVGYNATWRAERDVPVAVVNLGYADGYRRALSSRGCAFAGDVPLPVIGLVSMDLVALDASAAAVREGDWVRFDDDLVHVAAASGVSQYELLTGLADRFERVWS, from the coding sequence ATGTCGCACCGTCCCCATCGCCTCTATCTCTCCTCCGACGCACTGGTCGCCAATTGGCGTGCGCTGGCGCGGCTGAGCGGGGCGGCGGCGTGCGGGGCGGCGGTGAAGGCCGATGGCTATGGGCTTGGCGCGCGCGAGGTGGTGGTGCGGCTGCTCGACGCCGGATGCCGCGACCTGTTCGTCGCGAGCTGGGCCGAGGCGGCGGCGATCGCCGATCTGATCGTCGGGCGCGAGGCGACGATCGCGGTGCTCCACGGGCTGCGCGAGGCGGACCTGCCGTTGCCCGCGCTGCCCGGTGTCCGCCCGGTGCTGAGCACCGCCGCGCAGATCGCGCGCTGGCGGCTGGTCGCGCCGGGGCAGCCGTGCGACGTGATGGTCGACACGGGCATGAACCGGCTGGGCGTGGCGGAGGCCGAGGTCGCGGGCGGGCTGCTCGACGGGCTGGTGATCGACACGCTGATGAGCCATCTCGCCTGCGCCGACGAACCGGGCCATCCGCTCAACCAAACGCAACGTGCGCGGTTCGCGGCGCTGGCGGGGCGGACCGGTGCGCAGCGGATGAGCCTCGCCAATTCGGCGGGGATCGCGCTGGGTGCGCCTTATCACTTCGACCTGACGCGGCCGGGGCTGGCGCTGTACGGCGGCGTGCCGGTCGCGGGGCTGGCGGGGGCGATCTGTCCGGTGGCAACGATCGCGGCGGAGGTGCTGCAATGCCGCACGGTGCGTGCGGGCGAGACGGTCGGCTATAATGCGACGTGGCGGGCGGAGCGCGACGTGCCGGTGGCGGTGGTCAACCTAGGTTACGCCGATGGCTATCGCCGCGCGCTATCGAGCCGGGGGTGCGCGTTCGCGGGTGATGTGCCGCTGCCGGTGATCGGGCTGGTGTCGATGGACCTGGTGGCGCTGGATGCCAGCGCGGCAGCGGTGCGCGAAGGCGATTGGGTGCGGTTCGACGACGATCTGGTCCATGTCGCTGCGGCGAGCGGGGTCAGCCAGTATGAGTTGCTGACCGGGTTGGCGGATCGGTTCGAGCGGGTGTGGTCGTAG
- a CDS encoding metallophosphoesterase family protein — translation MTRLFHVSDVHFGAEDPVAVAWFRDVVAEEKPDAVIMTGDLTMRATKREFDEGGAWLKSLGVPVTLEVGNHDIPYYWDPLRRLFAPYSRYAAVEKMIERPLEIHGITIVPLKTTARAQWRWNWSKGRVSTGSLRRTMALVEAAPRGNLIFVAGHHPLIDGGSQGTAKTKRGDVALAALADAGVHAVLSGHVHDPFDMPYERNGWRLRLIGAGTLSKRTRNSPPAFNEIRVEGDRFETLVRTMSAQPVYPISEMSAAGR, via the coding sequence ATGACCCGGCTTTTCCACGTCAGCGACGTTCATTTCGGCGCGGAGGACCCCGTCGCGGTCGCGTGGTTCCGCGATGTGGTGGCGGAAGAAAAGCCCGATGCGGTCATCATGACCGGCGACCTGACGATGCGCGCGACCAAGCGCGAGTTCGACGAGGGCGGCGCTTGGCTGAAGAGCCTGGGCGTGCCGGTGACGCTGGAGGTCGGCAACCACGACATCCCTTATTATTGGGATCCGTTGCGCCGGCTGTTCGCACCCTATTCGCGCTACGCCGCGGTCGAGAAGATGATCGAGCGGCCGCTGGAAATCCACGGGATCACGATCGTCCCGCTGAAGACCACCGCGCGTGCGCAATGGCGCTGGAACTGGTCGAAGGGGCGGGTGAGCACGGGGTCGCTGCGGCGGACGATGGCGCTGGTCGAGGCGGCGCCGCGCGGCAATCTGATCTTCGTCGCCGGGCACCATCCGTTGATCGATGGCGGCAGCCAGGGGACGGCGAAGACGAAGCGCGGCGATGTCGCGCTGGCGGCGCTGGCGGATGCCGGCGTTCATGCGGTGCTGTCGGGGCATGTCCACGATCCGTTCGACATGCCGTATGAGCGCAATGGCTGGCGGCTGCGGTTGATCGGCGCGGGGACGCTGTCGAAGCGGACGCGCAACTCGCCGCCCGCGTTCAACGAGATCCGGGTGGAGGGCGATCGCTTCGAGACGCTGGTGCGGACGATGTCGGCGCAGCCGGTGTATCCGATCAGCGAGATGAGCGCGGCGGGGCGGTAG
- a CDS encoding DUF1190 domain-containing protein has product MTDSLPTRRKRSAAAGLTAAGALAMLSGCDGTPDQQQFGPPTEVSAFKTVDECVASGAFAKVTCENAAKEAANTDGKAAPRFDEKSLCEDQFGSGQCLARNEGGQSFFVPLLTGFMIGRLLNGSGYRYNGLYQNRRDGSWYTPSGAWLYGGGYGGRGYNYQVGSRAVTAPITTQRIQTRSSVVSRGGFGGRVSARSSGGWGGGRSFGG; this is encoded by the coding sequence ATGACCGATTCCCTTCCGACCCGCCGCAAGCGCTCCGCCGCCGCCGGGCTGACCGCCGCCGGGGCGCTGGCGATGCTGTCCGGGTGCGACGGCACCCCCGACCAGCAGCAGTTCGGCCCGCCCACCGAGGTGTCGGCGTTCAAGACCGTCGACGAATGCGTCGCGAGCGGCGCGTTCGCCAAGGTGACGTGCGAGAATGCCGCCAAGGAAGCCGCGAACACCGACGGCAAGGCCGCGCCGCGCTTCGACGAGAAGAGCCTGTGCGAGGATCAGTTCGGGTCCGGGCAATGCCTGGCACGCAACGAGGGCGGGCAGAGCTTCTTCGTGCCGCTGTTGACCGGGTTCATGATCGGGCGGCTGCTGAACGGGTCCGGCTATCGCTACAACGGCCTGTACCAGAACCGGCGCGACGGCAGCTGGTACACGCCGTCGGGCGCGTGGCTGTACGGCGGCGGCTATGGCGGACGCGGGTATAATTATCAGGTCGGATCGCGCGCGGTCACCGCGCCGATCACCACGCAGCGCATCCAGACGCGCAGCTCGGTGGTGTCGCGCGGCGGGTTCGGTGGGCGCGTCTCGGCGCGATCAAGCGGCGGCTGGGGCGGCGGCCGCTCGTTTGGGGGCTGA
- a CDS encoding DUF350 domain-containing protein produces the protein MFDTTAFLFGAGHFLIAFAIACLFLAIFKWLYQVSTPYDERRLVAEGNMAAAITFGGAIVGFALPLASALEVTANPLEFVAWGVLAGVIQVVASLVVRRIVIRDLVARIETGNVASAVYMAATSIAVGLLNAACMSY, from the coding sequence ATGTTCGATACGACGGCATTTCTGTTCGGGGCCGGGCATTTCCTGATCGCTTTTGCGATCGCGTGCCTGTTCCTCGCGATCTTCAAGTGGCTGTATCAGGTCTCGACGCCCTATGACGAACGGCGGCTGGTCGCGGAGGGGAATATGGCCGCCGCGATTACCTTCGGCGGGGCGATCGTCGGCTTCGCGCTGCCGCTGGCCTCTGCGCTGGAGGTGACCGCCAACCCGTTGGAATTCGTGGCATGGGGCGTGCTGGCCGGCGTGATCCAGGTGGTGGCGTCGCTGGTGGTGCGGCGTATCGTGATCCGCGATCTGGTGGCGCGGATCGAAACCGGCAATGTCGCGAGCGCGGTGTATATGGCGGCGACGTCGATCGCGGTCGGGCTGCTCAACGCCGCCTGCATGAGCTATTGA
- a CDS encoding DUF2491 family protein, whose amino-acid sequence MIFGSLFGGGRDDARSAVAVVRDVTIGRMVRLDALAWRRLAGGTFTLDRDTLEITAQGIIKLDDGGGYVHRFYTDDELMLQAVSQQPDGLDADDFTLFRPWSSTYATGGWDDAAFRDRLSQPVWNEAGLPPFRRFWYDGDERVQPPVQLWEALYYERDGDPVKQIRQQCMLYVRDLAPEGQELLLALSARPEGAIRRTTS is encoded by the coding sequence ATGATCTTCGGCAGCCTGTTCGGCGGCGGACGCGACGACGCGCGCAGCGCGGTGGCGGTGGTGCGCGACGTGACGATCGGCCGGATGGTGCGGCTCGACGCGCTGGCGTGGCGGCGGCTGGCGGGCGGCACCTTCACGCTCGACCGCGACACGCTGGAGATCACCGCGCAGGGGATCATCAAGCTCGACGACGGCGGGGGCTATGTCCACCGTTTCTACACCGACGACGAGTTGATGCTGCAGGCGGTCAGCCAGCAGCCGGACGGCTTGGACGCCGATGACTTCACGCTGTTCCGGCCATGGTCCTCGACCTATGCGACCGGCGGGTGGGACGATGCGGCGTTCCGCGACCGGCTGAGCCAGCCGGTGTGGAACGAGGCCGGGCTGCCACCCTTCCGCCGTTTCTGGTACGATGGCGACGAGCGCGTCCAGCCGCCGGTGCAATTGTGGGAAGCGCTCTATTACGAACGCGACGGCGACCCGGTGAAGCAGATCCGCCAGCAATGTATGCTCTATGTCCGCGATCTGGCGCCGGAAGGGCAGGAGCTGCTGCTTGCGCTGTCGGCGCGGCCGGAGGGGGCGATACGACGCACGACATCATGA
- a CDS encoding YjfI family protein gives MDDTARVWTIGRLAEALGAGDHAAELSVERVGDVLRVTMHDHGDLAVFLSVAGEQIVVSSLLWPVDEMDDDAAFNHFLLKAQKLVPLSNFAITEVDGREYYELIGELSIESTLRTILIELRVLAHNALDAAADLRHAFAAA, from the coding sequence GTGGACGATACGGCACGGGTATGGACGATCGGGCGACTGGCCGAGGCGCTGGGCGCCGGCGACCATGCCGCGGAACTGAGCGTCGAGCGCGTCGGCGACGTGCTGCGCGTCACGATGCACGACCACGGCGACCTTGCGGTGTTCCTGAGCGTCGCAGGCGAACAGATCGTCGTCTCCAGCCTGTTGTGGCCGGTCGACGAGATGGACGACGACGCCGCCTTCAACCACTTCCTGCTCAAGGCGCAGAAGCTGGTGCCCTTGTCCAATTTCGCGATCACCGAGGTCGACGGGCGTGAATATTACGAGCTGATCGGCGAGCTTTCGATCGAGTCGACGCTGCGCACGATCCTGATCGAACTGCGCGTGCTGGCGCACAACGCGCTGGATGCCGCGGCCGATCTGCGCCACGCCTTCGCCGCTGCCTGA
- a CDS encoding PspA/IM30 family protein, with product MSMWKQFVTLIRGSAHEAGQSVVDARALTILDQQLRDAGTAQAKARDDLATVTAKRRLIEKDIEQLSAQRDKYEASARAAMGRGDMDLAREVAERLAQIERELNAKTPQVADMRGAEDRMRGIIKQGDGKIEALRREVDVVRANESVQQAQAQIASNTHGAQSQLGSAADSLARLKERQAVREEKFRASAELEDMRTGADLDAKLERAGLLPGASSADDILARLSAPRDGGEARREVGRLDDKSGG from the coding sequence ATGTCGATGTGGAAGCAATTCGTCACGCTGATCCGCGGCTCCGCGCATGAGGCTGGCCAGTCGGTGGTCGACGCGCGCGCGCTGACGATCCTCGACCAGCAGCTCCGCGATGCCGGGACCGCGCAGGCCAAGGCGCGCGACGATCTCGCGACCGTCACCGCCAAGCGCCGGCTGATCGAAAAGGATATCGAGCAGCTCTCGGCACAGCGCGACAAGTACGAAGCCTCCGCCCGCGCCGCGATGGGGCGTGGCGACATGGACCTCGCCCGCGAGGTTGCCGAGCGGCTCGCGCAGATCGAGCGTGAGCTGAACGCCAAGACGCCGCAGGTCGCCGACATGCGTGGCGCCGAGGACCGGATGCGCGGGATCATCAAGCAGGGCGACGGCAAGATCGAGGCGCTGCGCCGCGAGGTCGACGTCGTCCGCGCCAACGAGAGCGTCCAGCAGGCGCAGGCGCAGATCGCCAGCAACACGCACGGCGCACAGTCGCAGCTCGGCTCCGCCGCCGACAGTCTCGCGCGGCTCAAGGAGCGGCAGGCGGTGCGCGAGGAGAAGTTCCGCGCCTCGGCCGAGCTGGAGGACATGCGCACCGGCGCCGACCTCGACGCCAAGCTGGAGCGCGCGGGATTGTTGCCGGGCGCGTCGAGCGCCGACGACATCCTCGCCCGCCTGTCCGCCCCGCGCGATGGCGGCGAGGCACGGCGCGAGGTCGGGCGGCTCGACGACAAGTCCGGCGGCTGA
- a CDS encoding glutathionylspermidine synthase family protein, protein MERTVIGERAGWEETARAMGFTFHHMDGQRYWDERAYYRFSLDEIEAGIETPSAELHYFCLDLVTEVVGSDTLMHRLAIPDAMRDVVAASWKANAPSLYGRFDFAYDGTGPAKLLEYNADTPTSIYETALFQWQWLEDRIADGTLPRTPTNTIASTTRWSPASTRC, encoded by the coding sequence GTGGAGCGGACCGTCATCGGTGAGCGTGCCGGGTGGGAGGAGACCGCCCGCGCGATGGGTTTCACCTTCCATCACATGGATGGTCAGCGTTACTGGGACGAACGCGCTTATTACCGCTTCTCGCTCGACGAAATCGAGGCCGGCATCGAGACGCCGAGCGCAGAGCTGCACTATTTTTGCCTCGATCTTGTCACCGAGGTGGTCGGAAGCGACACGCTGATGCACCGGCTCGCGATCCCGGACGCGATGCGCGACGTGGTCGCCGCGTCGTGGAAGGCGAACGCGCCCTCGCTCTATGGTCGCTTCGACTTCGCCTATGACGGCACTGGTCCGGCCAAGCTGCTGGAATATAACGCCGACACCCCGACGAGCATCTACGAGACCGCGCTGTTCCAGTGGCAGTGGCTCGAAGACCGCATCGCCGACGGCACCCTCCCCCGGACGCCGACCAATACAATCGCCTCCACGACGCGCTGGTCGCCCGCTTCGACGCGCTGCTAA
- a CDS encoding glutathionylspermidine synthase family protein: protein MARRPHRRRHPPPDADQYNRLHDALVARFDALLTPGSTLHFASVADHEEDRQTVRYLEDTARQAGLDPAFVAIDRIGVDEDGQFVDEESVLIAALFKLYPWEDMLREPYAAHLPATKTMFLEPAWKAILSNKGMLPLLWERHRGHPNLLPAAFADDAVGAAAIGERFVRKPLFSREGWDIELHDGSAEDRGPEGGYGEEGHIVQALSPLPVFDGQHAVIGSWIVGDEPVAMSIREDDGPITRDLARFVPHAIVG, encoded by the coding sequence GTGGCTCGAAGACCGCATCGCCGACGGCACCCTCCCCCGGACGCCGACCAATACAATCGCCTCCACGACGCGCTGGTCGCCCGCTTCGACGCGCTGCTAACCCCTGGAAGTACCTTGCATTTCGCGAGCGTCGCCGATCATGAGGAAGACCGGCAGACGGTCCGCTACCTCGAGGATACCGCGCGTCAGGCAGGGCTCGACCCGGCGTTCGTCGCGATCGACCGGATCGGCGTCGACGAGGACGGCCAGTTCGTCGACGAGGAAAGCGTTCTGATCGCTGCGCTTTTCAAGCTGTACCCTTGGGAGGACATGCTGCGTGAGCCTTATGCCGCGCACCTGCCCGCGACCAAGACGATGTTCCTCGAACCGGCATGGAAGGCGATCCTCTCGAACAAAGGGATGCTCCCGCTGCTCTGGGAACGCCACCGCGGCCACCCCAATTTGCTCCCCGCCGCCTTCGCCGACGATGCCGTCGGCGCGGCGGCGATCGGCGAGCGCTTCGTCCGCAAACCCCTGTTTTCACGCGAAGGCTGGGACATCGAACTCCACGACGGCAGCGCGGAGGATCGCGGTCCGGAAGGCGGCTACGGCGAGGAAGGTCACATCGTCCAGGCGCTCAGCCCGCTGCCGGTCTTCGACGGGCAACATGCGGTGATCGGCTCGTGGATCGTCGGCGACGAGCCGGTCGCGATGTCGATCCGCGAGGACGACGGCCCGATCACCCGCGACCTCGCCCGCTTCGTCCCGCACGCGATCGTCGGCTAA
- a CDS encoding VOC family protein, translating to MSLLSALFVLAAAAQGEHVAIQASDIDRSATFYHEAFGLQLIKQPLPNRRWIDLGNGFAMHILDGRTAPKPSNINEHVAIHVDDLASVTVWLDAHKRPWTDLAGKSRTMQTRFDGVRQIYTQDPDGYWLEVSDSRGVAAM from the coding sequence ATGTCGTTGTTATCTGCCCTGTTTGTTCTCGCTGCCGCCGCGCAGGGTGAGCATGTCGCGATCCAGGCGTCGGACATCGATCGCAGCGCGACCTTCTACCACGAGGCGTTCGGGCTGCAGCTCATCAAGCAGCCGCTGCCCAACCGGCGCTGGATCGATCTCGGAAACGGCTTCGCGATGCACATCCTCGACGGCCGGACCGCGCCCAAGCCTTCGAATATCAACGAGCACGTCGCGATCCACGTTGACGATCTGGCGAGCGTAACCGTGTGGCTCGACGCGCACAAGCGGCCGTGGACCGATCTGGCGGGCAAGTCGCGGACGATGCAGACGCGGTTCGATGGCGTGCGACAGATCTACACGCAGGATCCGGATGGATATTGGCTGGAGGTCAGCGACAGTCGTGGGGTGGCGGCGATGTAG